One segment of Ziziphus jujuba cultivar Dongzao chromosome 12, ASM3175591v1 DNA contains the following:
- the LOC132800149 gene encoding G-type lectin S-receptor-like serine/threonine-protein kinase LECRK3, with amino-acid sequence MAILFLLLLQLPLSVVVAQTNGKINVPTSLTAGSNNYFWLSPSKDFAFGFHQLDDDAFVLAIWYYKLSAQFTPVWYANANKGKPVPRNSKLELTSDSALVLKNGAQTLWNSGKTSSAEVNYAVMNDTGNFMLLDIFNRPIWESFNYPTDTLLPSQIMKLGGSLSARTSDTDFTPRRFQFRLANNGIAELITINLPGNQSYDTYDSKGDTSDPGNQVELDSSGLHVLTENGSKIFVSKLENPISDPLDYYMRVTLNFDGALTINSHSKDPSAANETWRTLKSIPNNVCWKVNGARGGGVCGFNSICSTQSDRRANCTCPNGYSLVNTDDAYSGCRPNFLLGCDGSSRQIYPENHFMQEKSDVNFPFTDYEVLSSTDRESCKNECLHDCLCAAVVYSPFANCWKKRPPLSNGRVESYTTTYIKTAYNSSHVIPLPPPNPKDPAKDKNTLVIVVLSVLLGSSVLVIFVGAARMGFFCIFNRKLLAVEISTNDTSVESRLRQFTYKELTEATNGFKEELGRGSCGIVYKGETRSTGLIPVKMLDRVFEDSDKEFKAEVNIISQTHHKNLVRLVGYCDEKQHRLLVYEFLGNGTLARFLFGDLKPNWKQRTQIACGIARGLVYLHEECRTQIIHCDIKPQNILLDEYYNAQISDFGLAKFLLINQSHTKTNIRGTKGYVAPEWFRSAPVSVKVDVYSFGVLLLEIICCRRNVDMEIDEEEKRILTDWVYDRYLEGKLDYLVKNDKEAMEDMKIVERFVIVAIWCLQENPHVRPTMKQVMLMLEGILQVSSPPSPCPFSSIN; translated from the coding sequence ATGGctatcctttttcttcttcttctccaacttCCCCTTTCCGTTGTCGTTGCTCAAACCAACGGCAAAATAAATGTTCCAACTTCTCTGACTGCAGGaagcaataattatttttggctTTCACCTTCTAAAGATTTTGCATTTGGATTCCACCAGCTTGACGATGATGCCTTCGTACTTGCCATTTGGTATTACAAACTATCCGCCCAATTCACCCCAGTTTGGTATGCAAATGCAAATAAAGGTAAACCGGTTCCAAGGAATTCCAAACTGGAGCTAACTTCTGACAGTGCTCTCGTGCTCAAAAACGGTGCTCAAACATTATGGAACTCTGGAAAAACGAGTTCTGCCGAAGTAAACTATGCTGTGATGAATGATACAGGCAACTTTATGCTGTTGGATATTTTTAATAGACCCATATGGGAGAGCTTCAACTATCCCACTGATACGCTGTTGCCTTCTCAGATCATGAAGTTAGGTGGTTCTCTTTCTGCCAGAACAAGTGACACCGACTTCACACCGAGAAGATTCCAGTTTCGTTTGGCTAATAATGGTATTGCTGAGCTTATTACCATAAATTTGCCAGGAAACCAATCTTATGATACATACGATTCCAAGGGTGATACATCGGATCCTGGTAACCAAGTTGAGCTTGATTCGTCGGGCTTGCATGTATTGACAGAAAATGGAAGCAAAATCTTTGTTTCGAAACTGGAAAATCCAATCTCAGATCCTTTGGACTACTATATGAGAGTCACTCTTAATTTTGATGGGGCTCTTACCATAAACTCTCACTCCAAAGATCCGTCTGCTGCGAATGAAACATGGAGAACCttaaaatcaataccgaacaatgtATGCTGGAAAGTAAATGGAGCTAGGGGAGGTGGAGTATGTGGGTTTAACAGTATATGCTCAACCCAATCTGATAGAAGGGCAAATTGCACATGCCCAAATGGTTATTCTTTGGTCAATACAGATGATGCATATAGTGGCTGCAGACCAAATTTCTTACTGGGTTGTGATGGTAGTTCGAGGCAAATCTACCCGGAGAACCACTTCATGCAGGAGAAATCAGATGTTAATTTTCCATTTACCGATTATGAGGTGCTTAGCTCTACTGATAGGGAGAGCTGCAAAAATGAATGTTTGCATGATTGTTTATGTGCAGCAGTCGTTTATAGCCCCTTTGCGAACTGTTGGAAGAAGAGGCCTCCACTTTCCAATGGGAGAGTTGAATCATATACCACAACTTATATCAAAACAGCTTATAATTCGTCTCATGTAATCCCACTTCCTCCTCCAAATCCAAAAGACCCAGCAAAGGACAAGAACACATTGGTTATTGTGGTGTTGTCTGTACTCTTAGGCAGTTCTGTGTTGGTCATATTTGTGGGGGCAGCACGTATGGGTTTCTTTTGCATCTTCAATAGGAAGCTCCTTGCAGTTGAAATTTCTACAAATGACACCTCTGTCGAAAGTAGATTGCGGCAATTTACCTACAAGGAGTTGACAGAGGCCACAAATGGATTTAAGGAAGAGCTAGGCAGGGGATCTTGTGGGATAGTTTACAAAGGCGAAACGAGATCAACTGGTCTGATTCCTGTCAAGATGTTAGACAGAGTTTTCGAAGACAGCGACAAAGAATTCAAAGCAGAAGTTAACATTATAAGCCAAACACATCACAAGAATCTTGTCCGCCTAGTCGGTTATTGTGATGAGAAACAACACAGGTTGCTGGTGTATGAGTTCTTGGGAAATGGCACTTTAGCAAGATTTCTATTTGGAGATCTAAAACCCAATTGGAAACAGAGGACACAAATTGCATGTGGGATCGCAAGAGGACTTGTTTACTTGCACGAGGAATGCAGGACGCAGATCATCCACTGCGACATAAAGCCTCAAAACATACTTCTGGATGAGTATTACAATGCTCAGATTTCTGACTTTGGGTTGGCAAAGTTTTTGCTAATCAATCAAAgccatacaaaaacaaatatcaGAGGAACAAAAGGCTACGTTGCTCCTGAATGGTTCAGGTCTGCACCCGTGTCTGTGAAGGTCGATGTGTACAGTTTTGGTGTGTTGCTGCTAGAAATCATTTGCTGTAGGAGAAATGTAGATATGGAAATTGATGAGGAAGAGAAGAGAATTTTGACAGATTGGGTTTATGACCGTTATTTGGAAGGGAAATTAGATTATCTGGTTAAAAATGACAAAGAGGCCATGGAAGATATGAAAATCGTTGAGAGATTTGTGATCGTTGCCATTTGGTGCCTCCAAGAAAACCCCCATGTAAGACCCACCATGAAACAGGTTATGCTTATGCTTGAAGGAATACTTCAAGTTTCATCACCCCCAAGTCCTTGTCCCTTCAGTTCCATCAACTGA